Proteins co-encoded in one Stomoxys calcitrans chromosome 5, idStoCalc2.1, whole genome shotgun sequence genomic window:
- the LOC106083735 gene encoding uncharacterized protein LOC106083735 has product MKMFTTVATFIFLALMHQTMAGPVEVEKSKSTSENPDDMNTSETFGYGYYQPGFYAAAPAVPLAAVEPYHAATYSAVDSYPVVSAPLPTKTTVRTFAGNGRSAYGYGSDSGYKYGSGFDRRWGYGSGAAARGTLTNEVYRRHPVYVAWG; this is encoded by the exons ATGAAGATG TTTACGACTGTTGCGACTTTCATTTTCTTAGCTTTAATGCATCAAACTATGGCGGGACCAGTAGAAGTG GAAAAATCCAAATCTACCTCAGAGAACCCTGATGATATGAATACTTCTGAAACTTTTGGTTATGGTTATTACCAGCCCGGCTTTTATGCCGCTGCCCCTGCTGTCCCTTTAGCTGCTGTTGAACCTTATCATGCTGCAACTTATTCAGCAGTCGATTCATATCCTGTCGTTAGTGCTCCTTTGCCTACTAAAACTACGGTGCGCACCTTTGCTGGTAATGGCCGCTCAGCTTATGGCTATGGCAGTGATAGCGGTTATAAATATGGAAGTGGTTTTGACCGTCGTTGGGGCTATGGTTCTGGCGCTGCAGCACGTGGCACCCTTACTAATGAAGTGTACCGTCGTCACCCCGTCTATGTTGCTTGgggttaa